A stretch of Paenibacillus peoriae DNA encodes these proteins:
- a CDS encoding HpcH/HpaI aldolase/citrate lyase family protein yields the protein MEFHNRSPKSILAYAIGAALYMPATRSEVAEEIKNGKHEGLTTVILDLEDAIGDQQVGQAEQSLAQQLFQLLSYVRTGMMSEQQLPLLFVRVRSVEQLERLLNGLGESLSLLTGFVLPKFSSDNGRAYFALIAEYNRSMHTGAGNENNMPVLYGLPILESSKIIYRETRWKELLSIKEILDEYQEYVLNVRIGATDFSSLYGLRRSPDITIYEIAVIRDCIADIINLFGRVGSNYVISGPVWEYFSHRERVFKPQLRVSPFEDALGKPGRHLRMDFISDAVDGLIREVMMDKENGIIGKTIIHPSHIKPVQAMYAVTHEEYMDALEIVERNDGSLGVFKSTYANKMNEIKPHLNWAHRIINRSKVYGVLHEQQHFVSLLPNHENTSAANPGAVQR from the coding sequence TTGGAGTTTCATAACCGTTCTCCCAAAAGTATATTGGCTTATGCGATAGGAGCGGCTTTGTACATGCCAGCGACCCGCTCGGAAGTAGCGGAAGAGATCAAAAATGGAAAACATGAAGGGTTAACAACGGTCATTTTGGATTTGGAGGATGCGATAGGGGATCAGCAGGTCGGGCAGGCGGAACAATCGCTGGCGCAGCAGCTGTTTCAACTATTGTCTTATGTACGGACGGGGATGATGAGTGAACAGCAATTACCTTTGTTATTTGTGCGTGTGCGCTCTGTGGAGCAGTTGGAACGACTACTGAACGGTTTGGGTGAATCTTTGTCACTGCTCACGGGCTTTGTCTTACCCAAGTTCTCTTCTGATAATGGACGAGCGTATTTTGCACTCATTGCAGAATATAACCGGAGTATGCATACAGGGGCAGGAAACGAAAACAACATGCCTGTGCTGTACGGGCTACCGATTCTTGAAAGCTCCAAAATCATTTATCGGGAAACCCGCTGGAAAGAGCTATTGTCGATTAAAGAAATCTTAGACGAGTACCAGGAATATGTGTTGAATGTACGCATTGGAGCAACCGATTTTTCCAGTCTGTATGGCTTGAGACGCAGCCCGGATATTACGATTTATGAAATTGCCGTCATTCGGGATTGCATCGCAGATATTATTAACTTGTTTGGACGCGTGGGCTCAAATTACGTCATTTCCGGTCCTGTATGGGAATATTTCTCTCACCGAGAACGTGTCTTTAAACCTCAATTAAGAGTATCTCCTTTCGAAGATGCACTTGGGAAGCCGGGCCGACACTTGCGGATGGACTTCATCTCAGATGCCGTAGACGGACTGATCCGAGAAGTCATGATGGACAAAGAGAATGGGATTATCGGCAAAACGATTATTCATCCCTCCCATATTAAGCCGGTACAGGCCATGTATGCGGTGACACATGAAGAGTATATGGATGCACTTGAAATTGTTGAGCGTAACGACGGTAGTCTGGGTGTATTCAAAAGTACCTATGCCAACAAAATGAATGAAATTAAGCCGCATTTGAATTGGGCTCATCGAATTATCAATAGATCAAAAGTATACGGGGTGTTACATGAACAACAACATTTTGTCAGTCTCTTACCCAACCACGAAAACACATCTGCTGCCAATCCTGGAGCAGTTCAGCGTTAA
- a CDS encoding phosphoribosyltransferase family protein: MNNNILSVSYPTTKTHLLPILEQFSVKITETHNPFRLPVDKLFAMAARVNKKRSFLFVSKVLGKHIPVNPYTSLLSGAALAILLYKELVPQAGQQMDELIGEAVRGLLNPDYAKEAYRKLMDERLAFAFTEPIKFVGFAETATALGHSMYRLFDDGTSYIHTTREDIPGLRPIIRFEEEHSHAVDHRCYALDEGAFAGDGPIVLVDDEITTGKTTLNIIRDIQEHFPRKQYVIASLLDWRTDSDEQAFADLEVELGITITPLSLLKGKIEVQGVPILDHAEYAGQAGNPEHAATSMAEVNKDASGIIDHRFEQEASGFERVVHSSMSTDGYTNTAPYLKYTGRFGLQSIDNSALDAEITRTAERLKQLRSGQRTLVMGTGEFMYIPMRIAAELGPDVYFQSTTRSPVYPHREEGYGVACGVTYPSPEDSTIRNFIYNVDPGQYDEIFVLMERESDLERMNPMLEALNRLGCDKVHVVYFNGLTRQESKGARI; the protein is encoded by the coding sequence ATGAACAACAACATTTTGTCAGTCTCTTACCCAACCACGAAAACACATCTGCTGCCAATCCTGGAGCAGTTCAGCGTTAAAATTACGGAGACTCATAATCCATTCCGTCTTCCTGTGGACAAGCTGTTTGCGATGGCGGCACGGGTCAATAAAAAGCGTTCATTTTTATTTGTCAGCAAGGTGCTGGGCAAGCATATTCCGGTAAACCCATACACCTCTCTGCTCAGTGGTGCGGCGCTGGCGATCCTGCTATATAAGGAGCTTGTCCCACAAGCGGGACAACAGATGGATGAACTGATTGGAGAGGCCGTGAGAGGACTACTTAACCCAGACTATGCGAAAGAGGCCTATCGAAAGCTGATGGATGAGCGTTTAGCTTTTGCTTTTACGGAGCCGATCAAGTTTGTTGGTTTTGCCGAGACGGCTACAGCACTGGGACACAGTATGTATCGGTTGTTTGACGACGGTACCTCGTATATTCATACGACACGCGAGGATATCCCGGGCCTTCGGCCTATTATTCGGTTTGAAGAAGAGCATTCGCACGCTGTTGATCATCGTTGCTATGCACTGGATGAAGGTGCTTTTGCGGGTGATGGCCCGATTGTGCTGGTAGATGATGAAATTACGACGGGGAAAACAACGCTTAATATCATACGGGATATTCAGGAGCATTTTCCGCGTAAACAGTATGTGATTGCTTCGTTATTGGATTGGCGGACAGACAGCGACGAGCAGGCTTTCGCTGATCTGGAGGTAGAGCTAGGCATTACGATTACGCCTTTAAGCTTGCTCAAAGGAAAGATTGAGGTACAGGGAGTACCAATACTGGATCACGCAGAATATGCTGGACAGGCTGGGAACCCAGAACATGCAGCCACTAGCATGGCAGAGGTTAATAAAGATGCTTCTGGAATAATTGACCACCGTTTTGAACAGGAGGCTTCCGGTTTTGAGCGGGTAGTACACAGCTCCATGTCAACGGACGGGTACACCAATACAGCTCCTTATCTAAAATATACAGGCCGTTTTGGTCTACAATCCATTGACAATTCAGCGTTGGATGCAGAAATCACGCGTACAGCCGAACGACTGAAGCAACTTCGTTCTGGGCAACGCACGCTGGTTATGGGCACGGGAGAATTCATGTACATTCCAATGCGGATTGCAGCAGAGTTAGGCCCGGATGTGTATTTTCAATCGACGACACGCAGCCCGGTATATCCCCACCGAGAAGAAGGGTATGGAGTCGCTTGTGGTGTGACATATCCATCGCCTGAGGACAGTACGATACGCAATTTTATTTATAATGTAGACCCTGGTCAGTATGACGAAATATTCGTTT